A window of Raineyella sp. W15-4 contains these coding sequences:
- a CDS encoding class I SAM-dependent RNA methyltransferase, which produces MAEDTVTTVGVGSIVGVGSIVGPVDVGPVAHGGHCVARLDGRVIFVRHALPGESVRVALTDTSHDRFWRGDAVEILRAAPGRVAPRCPIAGPGRCGGCDFQHADPATQRGLKAAVLREQLAHLADLDVDVEVEPLPGGGFGWRTRMAYVARHGRAAMRLHRSNELIDVPDGGCPLAVSTQPDPHTLAAALGDDDDHALRVVTAATGTTTVLVDGVVTDGPDELVERAASRDWRVDAEGFWQVHPDAADTLASAVLEPLAAQDGERGFDLYCGVGLFAGALSDAGVRMWGVEVDNRAIELARSNVPAARFTAGRVDRVLRRMPRSTDLVVLDPPRTGAGKDVIDAVADRNPRAIAYVACDPAALGRDLGRLRRQGYELASLRAFDLFPNTHHVECVVICVPAIRH; this is translated from the coding sequence ATGGCCGAGGACACGGTCACCACTGTCGGGGTCGGTAGCATCGTCGGGGTCGGTAGCATCGTCGGGCCGGTCGACGTCGGGCCGGTCGCCCACGGCGGCCACTGCGTGGCCCGGCTCGACGGCCGGGTCATCTTCGTCCGGCACGCCCTGCCCGGCGAGTCGGTCCGGGTGGCGCTGACCGACACCTCGCACGACCGGTTCTGGCGCGGCGACGCGGTCGAGATCCTCCGGGCCGCGCCGGGCCGGGTGGCGCCCCGCTGTCCGATCGCCGGACCGGGCAGGTGCGGCGGCTGTGACTTCCAGCATGCCGATCCGGCGACCCAGCGCGGACTGAAGGCCGCCGTGCTGCGCGAACAACTGGCCCACCTGGCCGACCTCGACGTCGACGTCGAGGTCGAGCCGCTGCCCGGGGGCGGCTTCGGCTGGCGCACCCGGATGGCGTACGTCGCCCGGCACGGCCGCGCGGCGATGCGGCTCCACCGCAGCAACGAGCTGATCGACGTCCCGGACGGCGGCTGTCCGCTGGCCGTGTCCACCCAGCCCGACCCGCACACACTGGCCGCGGCCCTCGGCGATGACGACGATCACGCGCTGCGGGTGGTCACCGCGGCCACCGGGACGACCACCGTCCTCGTCGACGGCGTCGTCACCGATGGCCCCGACGAGCTGGTCGAACGGGCCGCCAGCCGGGACTGGCGGGTCGACGCCGAGGGCTTCTGGCAGGTCCACCCGGACGCCGCCGACACCTTGGCGAGCGCCGTCCTGGAGCCGCTGGCGGCCCAGGACGGGGAACGGGGCTTCGACCTCTACTGCGGTGTGGGGCTCTTCGCCGGGGCACTCTCCGATGCCGGGGTCCGGATGTGGGGCGTCGAGGTCGACAACCGGGCGATCGAGCTGGCCCGGAGCAACGTCCCGGCGGCGCGGTTCACCGCCGGCCGGGTCGACCGGGTGCTGCGCCGGATGCCCCGGTCCACCGACCTGGTGGTGCTGGACCCGCCCCGGACCGGTGCCGGCAAGGACGTCATCGATGCGGTCGCCGACCGCAACCCCCGGGCCATCGCGTACGTCGCCTGTGACCCCGCGGCCCTGGGCCGTGACCTCGGCCGGCTCCGGCGCCAGGGCTACGAGCTGGCCTCACTGCGGGCCTTCGACCTGTTCCCGAACACCCACCACGTCGAGTGCGTGGTCATCTGCGTGCCGGCCATCCGGCACTGA
- a CDS encoding DUF3710 domain-containing protein, translating into MIFGRKRKARRDAADPEEERPDTVTDADTTETTDTTETTDTEASAAADEAGSGGAASTEDATTEADRPVDWRGAEPEDPWVAVDARDWRQDGPFDIDEVDLEGDPVGRMDLGALVITPIDGMEVRFQVEQTSARATAVLLLHDESAMELSVYAAPRSGGLWAEVRQEVAELARQQGGTAELAEGPFGVEVRRMMPVVTPDGQQGLQPTRMLMIEGPRWALRAVVYGRAAIDYADEAVTAELREVLRDTIVRRGESPMPPGSIIALSLPPELDEQIRSATQAETEAQAEAEGQRRTLPDPTGQSSAIQG; encoded by the coding sequence ATGATCTTCGGACGCAAGCGCAAGGCCCGCCGCGACGCCGCGGACCCGGAGGAGGAGCGCCCGGACACGGTGACGGACGCCGACACGACGGAGACCACCGACACCACGGAGACCACCGACACCGAGGCGTCCGCCGCGGCGGACGAGGCCGGTTCCGGCGGGGCAGCGTCCACCGAGGACGCGACGACGGAGGCCGACCGGCCGGTCGACTGGCGCGGGGCCGAGCCGGAGGATCCGTGGGTCGCGGTGGATGCCCGCGACTGGCGCCAGGACGGGCCTTTCGACATCGACGAGGTCGACCTCGAGGGCGACCCGGTGGGACGGATGGACCTCGGGGCCCTGGTCATCACGCCGATCGACGGCATGGAGGTGCGGTTCCAGGTGGAGCAGACCTCCGCCCGCGCGACCGCGGTGCTGCTGTTGCACGACGAGTCCGCGATGGAGCTGAGTGTCTACGCCGCGCCGCGCAGCGGCGGACTGTGGGCCGAAGTCCGCCAGGAAGTCGCCGAGCTGGCCCGTCAGCAGGGCGGCACGGCCGAACTGGCCGAGGGGCCGTTCGGGGTCGAGGTCCGCCGGATGATGCCGGTGGTCACCCCGGACGGACAGCAGGGGCTGCAGCCGACCCGGATGCTGATGATCGAGGGGCCGCGCTGGGCCCTGCGCGCCGTCGTGTACGGCCGGGCTGCGATCGACTACGCCGACGAGGCGGTCACCGCCGAACTGCGTGAGGTGCTCCGCGACACCATCGTCCGTCGCGGCGAGTCGCCGATGCCGCCCGGGAGCATCATTGCCCTGAGCCTGCCGCCGGAGCTCGACGAGCAGATCCGGTCGGCCACCCAGGCGGAGACCGAGGCCCAGGCCGAGGCGGAGGGCCAGCGGCGTACGCTGCCCGATCCGACCGGCCAGTCGAGCGCGATCCAGGGCTGA
- a CDS encoding NtaA/DmoA family FMN-dependent monooxygenase (This protein belongs to a clade of FMN-dependent monooxygenases, within a broader family of flavin-dependent oxidoreductases, the luciferase-like monooxygenase (LMM) family, some of whose members use coenzyme F420 rather than FMN.), translated as MTDTPLAFNAFLMNTPSHIHHGQWRHPDAHQVDFNDLQFWVGLARTLEDGLFDAMFFADVTGLYGPADGRFDANVTEGLQIPSNDPAVLISALALATENIGLAYTSNIMQNPPFNFARQISTLDHLTAGRVAWNIVTSTQENAARNFNLPGLVDHDARYDWADEYVDVLYQLWEGSWDEGAVLVDRIGNRYADPRRVHKIHHRSDHYAVEGPHLVQPSPQRTPLLFQAGGSPRGIAFAARHAEAVFITTPNPEVARRHIADTRRLARSSGRRPEDILFFQGLTFVVGETDDEVRAKLADYTAYSSVLGYQLHTALGVLPDGSQLPPETPLKDIPNNGGRGHVDWVSAAVDGREPTLGDLVGDRIRRGLVAGTPDRIADVLAEYRAAGVDGINVINWRLPGSYEEFNRLLLPTLQRRGLAKEAYRPGTLRRKLFGTDRLPDRHPAARYRGAFATAAAVPDEAPSVPDGRHADDHALDVVGVREQVEGPQ; from the coding sequence ATGACCGACACGCCCCTCGCCTTCAACGCGTTCCTGATGAACACCCCCAGTCACATCCACCATGGCCAATGGCGCCACCCCGACGCCCACCAGGTCGATTTCAACGACCTGCAGTTCTGGGTCGGACTGGCCCGTACGCTCGAGGACGGCCTCTTCGACGCGATGTTCTTCGCCGACGTCACCGGACTGTACGGTCCGGCGGACGGCCGCTTCGACGCCAACGTCACCGAGGGCCTGCAGATCCCCTCCAACGACCCGGCGGTGCTGATCAGCGCACTGGCGCTGGCGACCGAGAACATCGGCCTGGCCTACACCTCGAACATCATGCAGAACCCGCCGTTCAACTTCGCACGCCAGATCTCCACCCTCGATCACCTGACCGCGGGACGGGTGGCCTGGAACATCGTCACCTCCACCCAGGAGAACGCCGCCCGCAACTTCAACCTGCCCGGGCTGGTCGACCACGACGCCCGCTACGACTGGGCCGACGAGTACGTCGACGTCCTGTACCAGCTCTGGGAGGGGTCCTGGGACGAGGGCGCGGTCCTGGTGGACCGGATCGGCAACCGGTACGCCGACCCGCGCCGGGTGCACAAGATCCACCATCGCAGCGACCACTACGCGGTCGAGGGACCGCACCTGGTGCAGCCGTCGCCCCAACGTACGCCACTGTTGTTCCAGGCCGGCGGGTCCCCGCGCGGCATCGCCTTCGCCGCCCGGCACGCCGAGGCCGTCTTCATCACCACGCCGAACCCGGAGGTGGCCCGGCGCCACATCGCCGACACCCGCCGGCTCGCCCGCTCGTCCGGACGGCGGCCGGAGGACATCCTGTTCTTCCAGGGACTGACCTTCGTCGTCGGGGAAACCGATGACGAGGTCCGCGCGAAGCTGGCCGACTACACCGCCTACAGTTCCGTGCTGGGTTACCAGCTGCACACCGCCCTCGGCGTCCTCCCGGACGGTTCGCAATTGCCTCCGGAGACCCCGCTGAAGGACATCCCGAACAACGGTGGCCGGGGCCACGTCGACTGGGTGAGCGCTGCGGTCGACGGCCGTGAGCCGACCCTCGGGGACCTGGTCGGCGACCGGATCCGGCGCGGGCTGGTGGCCGGCACACCGGACCGGATCGCCGACGTGCTGGCGGAGTACCGGGCCGCCGGGGTGGACGGGATCAACGTCATCAACTGGCGGCTGCCGGGCAGCTACGAGGAGTTCAACCGGCTGCTCCTGCCGACCCTGCAGCGGCGCGGACTCGCCAAGGAGGCCTACCGGCCGGGCACCCTGCGTCGGAAGCTCTTCGGCACCGATCGTCTCCCCGACCGGCACCCGGCGGCCCGTTACCGCGGCGCGTTCGCGACGGCGGCCGCAGTGCCGGATGAGGCGCCCTCAGTGCCGGATGGCCGGCACGCAGATGACCACGCACTCGACGTGGTGGGTGTTCGGGAACAGGTCGAAGGCCCGCAGTGA
- a CDS encoding acyl-CoA dehydrogenase family protein: MTTTGSPTTDQLRARFAPLLERIHAGAVERERDRRLPFAEIRELAEAGIGRLRLPIEQGGFGAGFDQLTEVLIDVAAADSNIVQALRGHIGFVEEVLVSEDAEYRSFWLREIASGALVGNAETEKTGNYGNPITRIVERDGKLLLNGRKYYTTGTIFADWTRVTAELVGADGESSLVHVAVSTAQPGVTTVDDWDGFGQRLTASGTTTFVDVPVDPRFVIPLGRDRTLIWPIYQLNLLSALVGIAEAATSEIVRFVQAKSRNAWNPLVAPSHDEAALFTVGTVRSRTTLVRAGVLEGSRRVGAALELHRAGIITDLDFDSAEAYVAQLWSVVIEDVLGITSRIFEVGGASATASSRQLDRLWRNARTISSNNPSFHQARTVGDHELNGVPVASFIHAALAPIPQPDAVTA, from the coding sequence ATGACCACGACCGGCTCACCGACCACCGACCAGCTCCGGGCCCGCTTCGCTCCCCTGCTGGAGCGCATCCACGCGGGTGCCGTGGAGCGCGAACGCGACCGTCGCCTTCCCTTCGCCGAGATCAGGGAACTCGCCGAAGCCGGGATCGGACGCCTGCGGCTGCCGATCGAACAGGGCGGCTTCGGCGCCGGGTTCGACCAGCTCACCGAGGTCCTGATCGACGTCGCCGCCGCCGACAGCAACATCGTCCAGGCTCTGCGCGGCCACATCGGATTCGTCGAGGAGGTCCTCGTCTCCGAGGACGCCGAGTACCGGTCGTTCTGGCTCCGGGAGATCGCTTCCGGGGCCTTGGTCGGCAATGCGGAAACGGAGAAGACCGGCAACTACGGCAATCCGATCACCCGCATCGTCGAACGGGACGGGAAGCTCCTCCTCAACGGCCGGAAGTACTACACCACCGGGACCATTTTCGCCGACTGGACCCGGGTGACCGCCGAACTGGTCGGCGCCGACGGCGAGAGCTCGCTGGTCCACGTCGCGGTGAGCACCGCCCAGCCCGGGGTCACCACCGTCGATGACTGGGACGGCTTCGGTCAGCGCCTGACGGCGTCGGGAACGACGACCTTCGTCGACGTGCCGGTCGATCCTCGCTTCGTCATCCCGCTCGGCCGCGATCGCACCCTGATCTGGCCGATCTACCAGCTCAATCTGCTGTCCGCGCTGGTGGGGATCGCCGAGGCGGCGACCAGCGAGATCGTCCGATTCGTCCAGGCCAAGTCACGCAACGCCTGGAACCCACTGGTGGCCCCGTCCCACGACGAGGCGGCCCTGTTCACCGTCGGCACCGTACGGAGTCGCACCACGCTGGTCCGAGCAGGTGTGCTGGAGGGGTCACGCCGGGTGGGTGCCGCCCTCGAGCTGCACCGCGCGGGCATCATCACCGACCTCGACTTCGACAGTGCCGAGGCGTATGTGGCCCAGCTGTGGTCCGTCGTGATCGAGGACGTCCTCGGGATCACCTCGCGGATCTTCGAGGTCGGCGGCGCCTCGGCGACGGCCTCCTCCCGGCAGCTGGATCGGCTGTGGCGCAACGCGCGCACCATCTCCTCGAACAACCCGAGCTTCCACCAGGCCCGGACAGTGGGTGACCACGAGCTGAACGGTGTGCCGGTCGCCTCGTTCATCCACGCCGCACTGGCGCCCATCCCGCAGCCGGACGCGGTCACCGCCTGA
- the dut gene encoding dUTP diphosphatase: protein MSPAESPRREVGTEGEERTVAVRIVRLDPDLPLPTYARALDAGADLHAAEDVDLAPGERCLVGTGIALAIPPGTAAFVHPRSGLAAREGLSIVNSPGTVDAGYRGEVKVCLINTDRHRTIRIRRGDRIAQLVIQPVLRAAFTEVTELPASERGTDGHGSTGTRSSAGQENA, encoded by the coding sequence ATGAGCCCGGCCGAGTCGCCACGGCGGGAGGTCGGCACCGAGGGCGAGGAGCGCACGGTCGCGGTCCGGATCGTCCGGCTGGATCCGGACCTGCCGCTCCCGACGTACGCGCGGGCGCTCGACGCGGGCGCCGACCTGCATGCCGCCGAGGACGTCGACCTGGCGCCGGGGGAGCGCTGCCTGGTCGGTACCGGCATCGCCCTGGCGATCCCGCCGGGCACTGCTGCTTTCGTCCACCCACGCTCCGGGCTGGCGGCGCGGGAGGGGCTCAGCATCGTCAACAGCCCGGGTACCGTGGATGCCGGATATCGTGGTGAGGTCAAGGTGTGCCTGATCAACACCGACCGGCACCGGACGATCCGGATCCGTCGCGGCGACCGCATCGCGCAGCTGGTGATCCAGCCGGTGCTGCGCGCCGCGTTCACCGAGGTCACCGAACTGCCGGCCTCGGAACGGGGCACCGATGGACACGGCTCGACCGGCACCCGGTCGTCCGCAGGACAGGAGAACGCATGA